In the genome of Enterococcus hirae ATCC 9790, one region contains:
- the atpD gene encoding F0F1 ATP synthase subunit beta gives MSSGKIVQVIGPVVDVEFSLDQSLPDINNALVVYKNDEKKSKVVLETALELGDGVIRTIAMESTDGLQRGMEVIDTGKAISVPVGKDTLGRVFNVLGDTIDLGSSFPEDAERSEIHKKAPSFDELSTSTEILETGIKVIDLLAPYLKGGKVGLFGGAGVGKTVLIQELIHNIAQEHGGISVFTGVGERTREGNDLYYEMKDSGVIEKTAMVFGQMNEPPGARMRVALTGLTIAEYFRDVEGQDVLLFIDNIFRFTQAGSEVSALLGRMPSAVGYQPTLATEMGQLQERITSTKKGSITSIQAIYVPADDYTDPAPATAFAHLDATTNLERKLTEQGIYPAVDPLASSSSALAPEIVGEEHYKVATEVQHVLQRYRELQDIIAILGMDELSDQEKVLVSRARRVQFFLSQNFNVAEQFTGLPGSYVPVEETVKGFREILEGKYDDLPEEAFRSVGRIEDVVEKAKKLGY, from the coding sequence ATGAGTTCAGGCAAGATTGTTCAAGTAATCGGTCCCGTTGTCGACGTGGAATTTTCTTTAGACCAATCCTTACCAGATATCAACAACGCATTAGTTGTTTATAAAAATGATGAGAAAAAATCAAAAGTTGTTCTTGAAACAGCATTAGAATTAGGGGACGGAGTGATCCGTACCATTGCCATGGAATCAACAGATGGTTTACAACGTGGTATGGAAGTTATCGATACTGGTAAAGCCATTTCTGTTCCAGTAGGGAAAGATACACTAGGACGTGTATTCAACGTTTTAGGAGATACGATCGATTTAGGATCATCTTTCCCAGAAGATGCAGAACGTAGTGAGATTCATAAAAAAGCACCAAGCTTTGATGAATTAAGTACTAGTACGGAGATCCTTGAAACTGGGATCAAAGTTATCGATTTGTTAGCACCTTACTTAAAAGGTGGGAAAGTTGGATTATTCGGTGGTGCCGGTGTAGGTAAAACGGTATTGATCCAAGAATTGATCCATAATATTGCCCAAGAACATGGTGGTATTTCTGTATTTACCGGTGTTGGGGAACGTACTCGTGAAGGAAATGACCTTTACTATGAAATGAAAGATTCAGGCGTTATCGAAAAAACAGCGATGGTGTTCGGACAAATGAACGAACCACCAGGTGCTCGGATGCGGGTAGCTTTGACTGGTCTGACGATCGCTGAATACTTCCGTGATGTAGAAGGTCAAGACGTGCTATTGTTTATTGATAATATTTTCCGTTTCACTCAAGCTGGTTCAGAAGTATCTGCCCTTTTAGGTCGTATGCCTTCTGCCGTTGGTTACCAACCAACGTTAGCAACTGAAATGGGTCAATTACAAGAACGTATCACATCAACGAAAAAAGGTTCGATCACTTCGATCCAAGCAATCTATGTACCAGCCGATGACTATACTGACCCAGCGCCAGCAACAGCATTTGCCCACTTAGATGCTACAACAAACTTAGAGCGTAAATTGACAGAACAAGGGATCTATCCAGCCGTGGACCCATTGGCTTCATCTTCAAGTGCTTTGGCACCTGAAATCGTTGGTGAAGAACATTATAAAGTAGCGACTGAAGTCCAACATGTCTTACAACGTTACCGTGAATTACAAGATATCATTGCGATCTTAGGGATGGATGAATTATCTGATCAAGAAAAAGTTTTAGTTTCACGTGCACGTAGAGTTCAATTCTTCTTGTCACAAAACTTTAACGTAGCGGAACAATTTACAGGTCTTCCTGGTTCTTATGTACCAGTTGAAGAAACAGTCAAAGGTTTCCGTGAAATCTTAGAAGGTAAATACGATGATCTTCCTGAAGAAGCATTCCGAAGTGTTGGTAGAATAGAAGACGTCGTAGAAAAAGCGAAAAAACTAGGCTACTAG
- a CDS encoding F0F1 ATP synthase subunit epsilon — translation MDQYLTVNVVTPDGLVYDHHAAIVVARTTAGEIGILPKHAPIIVPLTIDEVRVKRTDSDTHVDWIAVNGGIMEVRDNVVSIVADSAERERDIDVSRAERAKQRAERQIAEAKEKEDTNELKRATVALHRAINRIKVSKHS, via the coding sequence ATGGATCAATATTTAACTGTGAATGTGGTGACTCCTGACGGTTTGGTCTATGATCACCATGCAGCGATCGTAGTAGCACGTACTACAGCGGGGGAAATTGGTATTTTACCTAAACATGCGCCGATCATCGTTCCATTAACAATTGATGAAGTCCGTGTGAAGAGAACAGACTCTGATACCCACGTCGATTGGATTGCTGTCAATGGCGGAATCATGGAAGTTCGTGACAATGTTGTTTCAATCGTTGCCGATAGTGCAGAACGTGAAAGAGATATTGACGTTTCTCGGGCAGAAAGAGCCAAACAACGTGCTGAGCGACAAATCGCAGAAGCAAAAGAAAAAGAAGATACGAATGAATTGAAACGTGCGACAGTTGCTTTGCATCGTGCAATCAACCGAATCAAGGTTTCAAAACATTCTTAA
- the murA gene encoding UDP-N-acetylglucosamine 1-carboxyvinyltransferase, translating into MEEIIVKGGKQLNGTVKIEGAKNAVLPILAASLLAEEGTTVLDNVPILSDVFTMNQVIRHLNVDVVFDEDNNQVTLDASRQLEIEAPYEYVSQMRASIVVMGPLLARNGHAKVAMPGGCAIGKRPIDLHLKGFQALGAKIIQKNGYIEAIADELIGNTIYLDFPSVGATQNIMMAAVKAKGTTIIENVAREPEIVDLANILNKMGANIYGAGTETMRIEGVDHLHAVKHAIVQDRIEAGTFMVAAAMTEGNVLIADAISEHNRPLISKLIEMGATITEEEGGIRVVGPKHILPTDVKTMPHPGFPTDMQAQMTAIQLVAEGTSMVTETVFENRFQHLEEMRRMNAHVKIDGNVAIMDGNHELQGAEVYATDLRAAAALVLAGLKANGITRVRNLKYLDRGYYQFHIKLQNLGADVERVAIDQTPADKTAQVTV; encoded by the coding sequence ATGGAAGAGATCATCGTCAAAGGTGGCAAACAATTGAATGGAACAGTAAAAATCGAAGGAGCTAAAAATGCTGTTCTACCTATTTTAGCTGCTAGTTTGTTGGCTGAAGAAGGAACAACCGTTTTAGACAACGTTCCAATTCTTTCTGACGTCTTCACTATGAATCAAGTGATTCGTCATTTAAATGTAGATGTAGTGTTTGATGAAGACAATAATCAAGTAACGCTTGATGCGTCAAGACAATTAGAAATCGAAGCGCCATATGAATATGTGAGTCAAATGCGTGCTTCTATCGTTGTAATGGGACCATTACTTGCTAGAAATGGTCATGCAAAAGTTGCCATGCCAGGGGGATGTGCGATTGGGAAACGTCCAATTGATTTACATCTTAAAGGATTCCAAGCATTGGGTGCGAAAATCATTCAAAAAAATGGCTACATCGAAGCTATTGCGGATGAATTGATCGGTAACACGATCTATTTAGATTTTCCAAGTGTTGGAGCCACTCAAAATATCATGATGGCAGCAGTAAAAGCTAAAGGAACAACGATCATCGAAAACGTCGCTCGAGAACCTGAAATTGTAGATCTTGCAAATATTTTAAATAAAATGGGCGCAAATATCTATGGTGCTGGTACGGAAACGATGCGTATCGAAGGAGTCGATCATCTGCATGCAGTGAAACACGCAATTGTTCAAGACCGGATCGAAGCAGGTACCTTTATGGTAGCAGCAGCGATGACTGAAGGAAATGTCTTGATCGCAGATGCAATCTCAGAACATAATCGTCCGTTGATTTCTAAATTAATTGAAATGGGTGCAACGATCACTGAAGAAGAAGGCGGCATTCGAGTTGTTGGTCCAAAACATATTTTACCAACTGACGTCAAAACAATGCCTCATCCTGGTTTTCCGACAGACATGCAAGCCCAAATGACTGCTATTCAGTTAGTCGCTGAGGGAACGAGCATGGTGACTGAAACAGTTTTTGAGAATCGCTTCCAACATTTGGAAGAAATGCGCCGTATGAACGCCCATGTGAAGATTGATGGAAATGTAGCGATTATGGACGGGAATCATGAATTACAAGGTGCTGAAGTTTATGCAACAGATTTACGAGCTGCTGCAGCATTAGTACTTGCTGGTTTAAAAGCAAATGGCATAACACGCGTTCGCAATCTTAAATACTTAGATCGTGGTTATTATCAATTCCATATTAAATTGCAAAACTTAGGTGCAGATGTGGAACGTGTGGCAATCGATCAAACGCCCGCTGATAAAACAGCTCAAGTCACTGTTTAA
- a CDS encoding GNAT family N-acetyltransferase, whose translation MMKNKQSGKTEHSEEKRIVKLEQSTLPWSLLLDADPEEENVQRYIDQGAGFIWKAENDIQGVIVFITNKLVFEIMNLAVAPKVQGQGIGYALLTHTLKEMKKLKTTQQQVIIRTGSTSSAALQLYKKIGFLEISREKDYFVKNYKQPIYENGQRLRDQVTLAKKI comes from the coding sequence ATGATGAAAAATAAACAGTCAGGTAAGACCGAGCATTCTGAAGAAAAAAGAATTGTCAAACTAGAGCAATCAACTTTACCTTGGTCATTATTGTTGGATGCAGATCCTGAAGAGGAAAACGTCCAACGATACATTGATCAAGGTGCTGGTTTTATATGGAAAGCAGAAAACGACATTCAAGGAGTGATCGTTTTTATCACAAATAAATTAGTGTTTGAAATAATGAATTTAGCTGTAGCTCCAAAAGTTCAAGGTCAAGGAATCGGCTACGCGTTGCTTACCCATACACTAAAAGAAATGAAAAAGTTAAAAACCACCCAACAACAAGTCATTATTCGGACGGGGAGTACGTCATCAGCAGCTTTACAACTGTATAAAAAAATCGGCTTCCTGGAAATTTCTAGAGAAAAAGATTATTTTGTCAAAAATTATAAACAGCCAATCTATGAAAATGGCCAACGTTTACGAGATCAAGTAACTCTAGCAAAGAAAATTTGA
- a CDS encoding YigZ family protein — protein MTLNSYRTIQADGQAEIEVKKSRFICSMKRIETEAEAKAFIQAMKKEHWKANHNCSAFVLGEKNEIQRSSDDGEPSGTAGVPMLEVLKKNELINVVAVVTRYFGGTKLGTGGLIRAYTQAVSHALIEIGIVEGTQQQEIAVHITYPQLGKLENMLELKHIPIKETIYTDKVTVHCLIVETEVTAFKTAVVELLNGQVEFTDGPISYHEQLVEADQ, from the coding sequence GTCAAGCAGAAATCGAAGTCAAAAAATCTCGTTTTATTTGCTCTATGAAACGAATTGAAACGGAAGCAGAAGCTAAAGCGTTTATTCAGGCAATGAAAAAAGAACATTGGAAAGCAAACCATAACTGTAGTGCTTTCGTTCTCGGTGAAAAAAATGAAATTCAACGCAGTAGTGATGACGGTGAGCCTAGTGGTACGGCAGGTGTCCCAATGCTGGAAGTACTTAAAAAAAATGAATTGATCAATGTGGTCGCTGTCGTCACACGCTATTTTGGTGGGACAAAATTGGGTACCGGTGGTTTGATTCGTGCCTATACACAGGCTGTTTCTCACGCACTAATTGAAATCGGGATCGTGGAAGGAACACAACAGCAAGAAATAGCTGTCCATATCACCTATCCGCAATTAGGTAAATTAGAAAATATGCTTGAGTTGAAACATATTCCTATAAAAGAAACGATCTACACAGACAAAGTCACGGTTCACTGTTTGATTGTAGAAACAGAAGTTACTGCATTTAAAACAGCAGTCGTTGAATTATTGAATGGACAGGTTGAATTTACAGATGGTCCAATTTCCTATCATGAACAACTGGTAGAAGCTGACCAGTAA
- a CDS encoding GntR family transcriptional regulator, with protein sequence MSNQLPVYIQIHDQIKSEIEQGIWKIGDRLPSERELAVKFNVSRMTLRQAIQNLADEGILERKIGSGTYVAREKVQEKMSGATSFTEIMESQNRVPSSRTISYFLTSPSSSEMEKLKLEKDETILRMERIRYADDIPICFEVASIPQKIIADYSKSEITNSLYRVLEEKSGHKIGAANQTITAILASEKIAEYLEVKKGDAVLRLRQTSYFDDGTPFEYVRTQYVGNRFEFYLEK encoded by the coding sequence ATGTCGAATCAACTACCAGTCTATATACAAATCCATGATCAGATCAAAAGTGAAATCGAACAAGGTATTTGGAAAATCGGTGATCGCCTTCCTTCTGAAAGAGAATTGGCAGTGAAATTCAATGTTAGTCGAATGACTTTACGTCAAGCCATTCAAAACCTGGCTGATGAAGGGATTTTGGAAAGAAAAATTGGCTCAGGTACATATGTTGCAAGAGAAAAAGTCCAAGAAAAGATGTCGGGTGCGACCAGTTTTACTGAAATTATGGAATCACAGAATCGAGTACCCTCCAGTCGGACAATCTCTTATTTTTTAACTTCCCCAAGTTCTAGTGAAATGGAGAAGCTGAAACTGGAAAAAGACGAAACGATTCTTCGTATGGAACGAATTCGTTATGCTGATGATATACCAATCTGTTTTGAAGTAGCCAGTATCCCGCAAAAGATTATTGCAGACTATAGTAAATCTGAAATTACCAATTCTCTTTATCGGGTACTCGAAGAGAAAAGTGGGCATAAGATCGGGGCAGCTAATCAAACAATAACAGCCATTCTTGCTTCAGAAAAAATTGCAGAATATTTAGAAGTAAAAAAAGGAGATGCTGTGTTACGTTTACGCCAAACTTCTTATTTTGATGACGGTACCCCATTTGAATATGTTCGTACGCAATATGTAGGGAATCGTTTTGAATTTTATTTAGAGAAATAA
- a CDS encoding DNA-directed RNA polymerase subunit beta yields MSSQRYILITLVKILVVILLLILLFVAGTMIGYGVIGGGNPFKVFQPSLWLHIQDFFR; encoded by the coding sequence ATGAGTAGCCAACGGTATATTTTAATCACATTGGTGAAGATTTTAGTTGTCATACTACTACTAATTCTTTTATTTGTAGCTGGAACAATGATTGGATACGGGGTTATCGGTGGTGGAAATCCGTTTAAGGTTTTTCAACCAAGTTTGTGGCTGCACATCCAGGATTTTTTCAGATAA
- a CDS encoding DUF1146 family protein encodes MQVYGIDAIIRIVSHLAFIYLAFWSLRSLRIEMFFKKLHDTQIRMAIVFFSIFLGYTASNFFLEIIALCRNLFVSLQ; translated from the coding sequence ATGCAAGTATACGGAATTGATGCAATTATTCGAATCGTGAGTCATTTAGCTTTTATTTATCTGGCTTTCTGGTCGTTGCGGTCACTGCGAATTGAGATGTTTTTTAAAAAATTGCATGATACGCAAATTCGAATGGCGATTGTATTCTTCTCTATTTTTTTAGGATATACTGCCAGTAATTTCTTCTTAGAAATTATTGCATTGTGTCGAAATCTTTTCGTTAGCCTGCAGTAA
- the yidD gene encoding membrane protein insertion efficiency factor YidD, with amino-acid sequence MKKILVAIVRFYQRFISPAFPPSCRYYPTCSNYMIRAIQVHGAFKGTLMGTARILRCHPFVKGGIDYVPLNCQLTRNKKDKEMPNYDEK; translated from the coding sequence ATGAAAAAAATCTTAGTGGCTATTGTCCGTTTTTATCAACGGTTTATTTCTCCTGCTTTCCCACCTAGCTGTCGGTACTATCCTACTTGTTCAAACTATATGATACGTGCGATTCAAGTACACGGTGCATTTAAAGGAACGCTGATGGGGACAGCACGCATTTTGCGTTGCCATCCATTCGTAAAGGGCGGAATCGATTACGTGCCTTTAAATTGCCAATTGACACGTAATAAAAAAGATAAAGAGATGCCTAATTATGATGAAAAATAA
- a CDS encoding ROK family protein, producing MGILVFDFGGSAVKYGYWNGQALEDTSQFPTPKTWEEMKAHLKQVFQTFVKQKAIEGVAISAPGVVNQEKQLIEGISAIPYIHGFNIFHELEELFHLPVTIENDANCAGMAEYYEGAAKEYQHVAFVVLGTGVGGAIFTQGQLNKGAHLYGGEFGLMFLEGNQTFSKLGTAVQMAWRYCDRLGVSRTTYSGKEVFERAEQGDELAKEEVDNFYNYLTKGLFSIQFSIDPEVIVIGGGISAKAGLLTEINQRMKQLTTDLELNDFDPKILLCDYRNDANLIGAAANFTAQREGLVQ from the coding sequence ATGGGTATTTTAGTTTTTGATTTTGGTGGTTCCGCAGTAAAATATGGCTATTGGAATGGACAAGCGCTTGAAGACACCAGCCAATTTCCGACTCCTAAGACATGGGAAGAAATGAAAGCGCATTTAAAACAGGTATTCCAAACGTTTGTAAAACAGAAGGCGATTGAAGGCGTAGCAATCAGCGCACCTGGAGTAGTGAATCAGGAGAAACAGCTGATTGAAGGGATTAGTGCCATTCCTTATATCCACGGATTCAATATTTTTCATGAACTGGAAGAACTCTTCCATTTACCAGTGACGATCGAAAATGATGCTAATTGTGCTGGAATGGCTGAGTATTATGAAGGCGCAGCGAAAGAATATCAACATGTAGCATTTGTTGTACTTGGGACTGGAGTAGGTGGGGCAATCTTTACCCAAGGACAACTAAATAAAGGCGCTCATTTGTACGGGGGAGAATTTGGCTTGATGTTCTTAGAAGGCAATCAAACATTTAGTAAGCTTGGTACAGCAGTTCAAATGGCTTGGCGTTACTGTGACCGTTTGGGAGTTTCACGTACGACTTATAGCGGAAAAGAAGTCTTTGAACGAGCAGAACAAGGGGATGAACTAGCAAAAGAAGAGGTAGATAATTTTTATAATTATTTAACAAAAGGTTTGTTTAGTATCCAATTTTCGATTGATCCTGAAGTCATCGTGATTGGCGGGGGGATCTCTGCAAAAGCAGGGTTATTAACAGAAATCAATCAACGAATGAAACAATTAACTACTGATTTAGAACTAAATGACTTTGATCCTAAAATTTTATTATGTGATTATCGAAATGATGCAAATTTGATTGGAGCAGCTGCCAATTTCACCGCTCAACGTGAAGGTTTAGTTCAATGA
- a CDS encoding F0F1 ATP synthase subunit gamma → MGASLNEIKTRIASTKKTSQITRAMQMVSASKLTKSEASSQKFQIYANKVREIVTHLTATQLNDIASDNPRGDINYNSMLISRPVKKTGYIVITADGGLVGGYNSSILKQTMSILEEDHKSPDDYVMIAIGGTGADFFKARGINLAYELRNLSDQPSFDEVRKIVGMATTMYQNEVFDELYVCYNHHINSLTSQFRVEKMLPISDLDPEEATTFDQEYIFEPSKEEILAQLLPQYAESLIYGAIVDAKTAEHAAGMTAMKTATDNAATIIDDLTVSYNRARQGAITQEITEIVAGASALE, encoded by the coding sequence ATGGGCGCTTCATTAAATGAAATCAAGACTCGGATTGCTTCAACGAAGAAAACGAGTCAAATCACTCGAGCAATGCAAATGGTGTCCGCTTCTAAACTGACAAAATCTGAAGCTTCTTCTCAGAAGTTTCAGATTTATGCAAATAAAGTCAGAGAAATCGTCACTCATTTGACAGCTACTCAACTAAATGATATTGCTTCTGATAATCCTCGTGGAGATATCAATTACAATAGTATGTTAATCAGCCGTCCGGTAAAGAAAACGGGGTACATCGTGATTACCGCTGATGGTGGTTTAGTTGGTGGCTATAACAGTTCGATTTTAAAGCAAACAATGTCTATTTTAGAAGAAGACCATAAATCTCCTGACGATTATGTGATGATCGCAATCGGAGGTACAGGTGCAGATTTCTTCAAAGCTAGAGGAATTAATTTGGCTTACGAATTACGTAATTTATCGGACCAACCAAGTTTTGATGAAGTGCGTAAAATCGTAGGTATGGCAACAACGATGTATCAAAATGAAGTATTTGATGAATTGTACGTATGCTACAATCATCATATCAATTCACTAACTAGCCAATTTCGTGTAGAAAAAATGCTGCCAATTTCAGATTTAGATCCAGAAGAAGCAACTACTTTTGACCAAGAATACATTTTTGAACCTTCAAAAGAAGAAATCTTGGCGCAGTTATTGCCTCAATATGCGGAAAGCTTAATCTATGGTGCAATCGTTGATGCGAAGACAGCAGAACACGCTGCCGGCATGACTGCCATGAAGACAGCAACGGATAATGCTGCAACGATCATTGATGATTTGACGGTATCTTATAACCGTGCAAGACAAGGGGCTATTACCCAAGAAATTACCGAAATTGTTGCCGGAGCTTCGGCGCTAGAATAG